The following is a genomic window from Carassius auratus strain Wakin chromosome 15, ASM336829v1, whole genome shotgun sequence.
GCAGAtatgtggtgggggggggggggtgctgaatAAATAAGCAGTATCCATGTCGTAACATAATGAGTatgagtaaattattttattgtagttacattaaatgattgGTGTTGTGCTGTTGTGACAGCACTAAATTAAACACTAAATTAACACTAAATTAAAAGCTCTGAGAAGTAGTGTACATACGGGCCCTGGTCTTAGATGCAAGGTCTCAGCTACGTGAAAATAAAAGACCCTCTTATGACACTTGTtgggaaaacagaaaaaagattTAACAATTACAGATATAAGTCAACCACTAATACAGACTAAAGCGGACTTTCACAAACTCATTAAGGCCGTTCTTTACTGAACATagttcattttgaaaaaaaggGATTGAATTGCTTTATCAGTTAATTTGCTTTATCAGTTAGATTCTAAACcagcaacataaaatacaaaacatgatTACTGAGTTATTGCTAGACCTATTTATTGCTaaatacaaacaacaaaaacatttaatatggacaatatagttattattattattattactcttcatccaaaatgtgtaacattatttatttatctatttatttttcagtttaattcatCCAAAGGATGTGTGATAAATCAATGCCTGAGATGTTCACAATAGGTACTTATCCATTGAGTGATACATTTCTTTGTCTTATTTTGATAGCACTTAATTCCTGAGCAAAACTATTGCACTGTCTCCATAAAAGATGGTAACCAGTGGTCCTCTCGACCAACATTATATGATATCCAGGTAAGATTTTATCACATTTAAACACTTACATCAAGTACAAATTTTAAGTCAAAGTTGAAAATGGATTTCTGTTTTCCTTACACATTCTTTTTCTATTCAAATTATAGCACAAATGGGGCAGTGGATGATGAGCCAGATACTGTTACAACATCTAAATATTATGACTACTATGATTATGATCCAGCAGTCATCTGTGTTTATGGAGATCATGGAGCTAGAATTCTTCCCACTTTATACTCCCTTTATTTTGTGGTGGGCTTTCTGGCTAACATGCTGGTGGTCTGGGTTGTCTGCATGGCTGCGAAGCTGAGAAGCATGACTGACATCTGTCTCCTGAACCTGGCTTTAGCTGACCTGCTCCTGCTGTCCTCTTTCCCCTTTCTTGCACACTATATTAGAGACCAGTGGATCTTTGGAGATGTAATGtgcactgcagtcttcagtgtctacTACATTGGATTTTACAGTGTGATATTCTTCACTGTACTGATGAGTATTAATCAATACATTGCTATAGTTCATGATGTGCTTGCAAGGACATATGGAATCTTAGCCAGTGTAGTCATATGGATTATTGCTGTTTCTGCATCTTTTCCTGAGGTGATGCACTTCAAAACCAACAATTTCAATCAACAAATCGTTTGTGGTTTGTTTAATCCAACAGGTGATCAAAATTTGTACTTTTCTTTGAATATTTTTAGTATCTTTAAAATGAATCTCATAGGTTTAGTTATCCCTCTTTTCATAATTGGATTTTTTTACTCATTGATTTT
Proteins encoded in this region:
- the LOC113115432 gene encoding C-C chemokine receptor type 5-like: MVTSGPLDQHYMISSTNGAVDDEPDTVTTSKYYDYYDYDPAVICVYGDHGARILPTLYSLYFVVGFLANMLVVWVVCMAAKLRSMTDICLLNLALADLLLLSSFPFLAHYIRDQWIFGDVMCTAVFSVYYIGFYSVIFFTVLMSINQYIAIVHDVLARTYGILASVVIWIIAVSASFPEVMHFKTNNFNQQIVCGLFNPTGDQNLYFSLNIFSIFKMNLIGLVIPLFIIGFFYSLILKRPLTARSSRKQNMCYVIIVLVVFFCCYAPYHIAAFVKVLEMKEIISNSCDLSKAINLSLQITEALTNSHTCINPILFVFVQEKYRKHLVSLLYKTPCGRLHFMNDNPTQATESVYLQNTERPGTVV